The following coding sequences lie in one Oceanidesulfovibrio indonesiensis genomic window:
- the folP gene encoding dihydropteroate synthase — MKKSHTNWNVLGGGSVETAPFCVMGIVNVTPDSFYDGGRHATADAAIAHALSLAEQGARILDVGGESTRPFADEVSASEELARVLPVIRGLVQAQDKRPGADRTEAPPRYPPCISVDTYKAEVAAAALEAGAVIVNDVSACRFDPELKNVLADKKPGYVLMHSLGKPAIMQQNPRYDDVVEDVHRFFEASLNELTKAGLPEDRIVLDPGIGFGKTMAHNLALIANMDRFAGFGRPLLMGLSNKSVWEKLLGAGMQDRETATQAATVVSWNAGCRIHRVHDAKRTLQTLHVASALHDARRSGAK, encoded by the coding sequence ATGAAGAAGTCGCACACGAATTGGAATGTACTAGGGGGAGGCTCCGTCGAGACCGCCCCCTTTTGCGTGATGGGCATCGTGAACGTCACGCCGGACTCGTTTTACGACGGCGGACGCCACGCAACGGCCGACGCCGCCATCGCGCACGCACTCTCTTTGGCGGAGCAGGGCGCGCGTATCCTGGATGTGGGCGGAGAATCCACGCGCCCGTTTGCCGATGAAGTGTCCGCTTCCGAGGAGCTGGCTCGAGTGCTTCCGGTGATCCGCGGTCTCGTGCAGGCACAGGATAAGCGACCCGGCGCGGATCGGACCGAAGCACCCCCGAGGTATCCCCCCTGCATCTCCGTGGACACATACAAAGCCGAGGTCGCCGCGGCGGCGCTGGAGGCAGGCGCCGTCATCGTCAACGATGTCTCAGCGTGCCGGTTCGACCCGGAACTCAAAAATGTGCTCGCGGACAAAAAACCCGGGTATGTACTCATGCACAGCCTGGGCAAACCTGCTATCATGCAGCAAAATCCCCGGTACGATGACGTGGTGGAGGACGTGCACCGGTTTTTCGAGGCGTCCCTCAACGAACTGACGAAGGCCGGGTTGCCCGAGGACCGCATCGTGCTCGATCCGGGAATAGGTTTCGGCAAGACCATGGCGCACAATCTCGCCCTTATCGCGAACATGGACCGGTTCGCCGGATTCGGTCGGCCGTTGCTCATGGGCTTGTCCAACAAGAGCGTCTGGGAAAAACTGCTTGGAGCCGGGATGCAGGATCGGGAAACCGCGACACAGGCGGCCACGGTCGTGTCCTGGAATGCAGGCTGCCGAATTCATCGGGTGCATGACGCAAAGCGGACACTTCAGACCCTGCACGTGGCGAGCGCCTTGCACGACGCCCGCCGTAGCGGAGCGAAATAG
- the cdaA gene encoding diadenylate cyclase CdaA: MFDLSQIQIGWRDILDVALVTFLLYRLILFVKGTRAVSVVYGLVLVILIYFVSEEFGLYTLNWLLANFLGSLFLLVVIIFQQDIRKGLSEVGAGKLFRGRGHQLGQETLNELVLALNSLAASRIGALVVLQKSVPLGDVVEKGVRLDSKVSKDLLVTIFYPNTPLHDGAVIMQGPEIVAAACILPLSAASGHRSDLGTRHRAAVGITEETDAVAVVVSEERGRISVAHQGELTICPDEARLREVLMEKLAA; encoded by the coding sequence ATGTTCGATTTGAGTCAGATACAGATCGGCTGGCGCGACATCCTGGACGTCGCCCTGGTCACGTTCCTCCTCTACAGGCTTATTCTCTTCGTCAAGGGAACACGAGCCGTTTCCGTGGTCTACGGGCTCGTTCTCGTCATCCTCATCTACTTCGTTTCGGAAGAATTCGGCCTCTATACGCTCAACTGGTTGCTCGCCAATTTCCTCGGCTCATTGTTCCTGCTGGTGGTCATCATCTTTCAGCAGGATATCCGCAAGGGGCTTTCGGAAGTGGGCGCGGGCAAGCTGTTTCGCGGTCGTGGGCACCAGCTCGGGCAGGAAACGCTCAATGAGCTTGTTCTCGCGCTCAACTCCCTGGCGGCCAGCCGTATCGGCGCGCTCGTGGTCCTGCAGAAGTCCGTGCCGCTGGGCGATGTCGTGGAGAAGGGCGTGCGTCTAGACTCCAAGGTGAGCAAAGACTTGCTCGTAACCATATTTTATCCGAACACGCCGCTGCACGATGGGGCGGTGATCATGCAGGGCCCCGAGATCGTGGCCGCGGCATGCATCCTGCCCCTGTCCGCCGCCTCGGGGCACCGCAGCGACCTCGGAACGCGCCATCGCGCAGCCGTAGGCATCACCGAAGAGACGGACGCCGTGGCCGTGGTGGTGTCAGAAGAGCGCGGCCGCATTTCCGTGGCCCATCAGGGTGAACTCACGATTTGTCCGGACGAGGCGCGGCTCAGGGAAGTGCTCATGGAGAAGCTCGCCGCATGA
- the argH gene encoding argininosuccinate lyase gives MSKKLDKLWGGRFSESTHRLMEEFSESVSYDRALYEQDIRGSMAHARMLADQGVIPAEDAKAICRGLEQVKQEIEAGEFVWKTEFEDVHMNIESRLTEIVGEAGKKLHTGRSRNDQVALDFRLYVADRLENWRKAIAALVSALADQAELHRKTILPGCTHFQPAQPVALAHHLLAYATMLMRDEERITDCLKRVRVSPLGAAALAGTTYPIDPERSAKELNLHETFANSMDAVSDRDFAVEAVFCGSLVMAHLSRLAEEIIIWANPNFGFVKLPDAFATGSSIMPQKKNPDSAELVRGKTGRVYGALMSLLTVVKGLPMAYNRDLQEDKEPFFDADSTVSGSLGIMAGLVSELDFQADAMLKALDKGFVNATELADYLAARGVPFREAHHASGRAVALAESKGCGLEALSLEELQAIAPAVEPDVYEVLDYANCVARRKAPGGTGPDSVALQLGEVEKWLFIRTT, from the coding sequence ATGTCCAAGAAACTGGACAAGCTTTGGGGCGGTAGGTTCAGTGAGTCCACACACCGGCTCATGGAAGAGTTCTCCGAGTCGGTCTCATACGACCGCGCCCTGTACGAGCAGGACATTCGCGGCTCCATGGCTCATGCGCGCATGCTGGCGGACCAGGGCGTGATTCCGGCCGAGGACGCCAAGGCCATCTGTCGCGGCCTGGAGCAGGTGAAGCAGGAGATCGAGGCGGGCGAGTTCGTGTGGAAGACCGAGTTCGAAGACGTGCACATGAACATCGAGTCCCGGCTCACCGAGATCGTCGGCGAGGCGGGCAAAAAACTGCATACCGGCCGCAGCCGCAACGATCAGGTCGCCCTGGATTTCCGGCTCTACGTGGCGGATCGCCTGGAGAACTGGCGCAAAGCCATCGCGGCACTGGTCTCAGCCCTGGCGGACCAGGCCGAGTTGCATCGGAAGACCATCCTGCCCGGCTGCACGCATTTCCAGCCGGCCCAGCCCGTGGCTCTGGCGCACCATCTGCTCGCCTACGCCACCATGCTCATGCGCGACGAGGAACGCATCACGGACTGCCTCAAGCGGGTCCGCGTATCCCCGCTGGGCGCGGCGGCGCTGGCCGGCACCACCTATCCCATCGACCCGGAACGCTCCGCGAAAGAACTCAATCTGCACGAGACGTTCGCCAATTCCATGGACGCGGTGTCCGACCGCGACTTCGCCGTAGAGGCTGTGTTCTGCGGCAGCCTGGTCATGGCCCACCTGTCCCGCCTGGCGGAAGAGATCATTATCTGGGCGAACCCGAACTTCGGCTTCGTGAAGCTGCCGGACGCCTTCGCCACCGGCTCGTCCATCATGCCGCAGAAAAAAAATCCGGATTCGGCCGAGTTGGTGCGAGGCAAAACCGGCCGCGTCTACGGTGCGCTCATGAGCCTGCTCACGGTGGTCAAAGGACTGCCCATGGCGTATAATCGGGATCTGCAGGAGGACAAGGAACCGTTCTTCGATGCGGACAGCACGGTATCCGGTTCGCTGGGCATCATGGCGGGGCTCGTGTCCGAGCTGGATTTTCAGGCGGACGCGATGCTCAAGGCGCTGGACAAGGGGTTCGTGAACGCCACGGAGCTGGCGGACTACCTGGCGGCCCGGGGCGTGCCTTTCCGGGAGGCGCACCACGCATCCGGCAGGGCTGTGGCGCTGGCCGAGTCCAAAGGGTGCGGGCTGGAAGCGCTTTCCCTGGAAGAGTTGCAGGCCATAGCCCCGGCTGTAGAGCCGGACGTGTACGAGGTCCTGGACTACGCCAACTGCGTGGCGCGGCGCAAGGCTCCGGGCGGCACCGGACCGGATTCGGTGGCGCTGCAGCTGGGTGAGGTGGAAAAGTGGCTGTTCATTCGCACCACCTAG
- the argF gene encoding ornithine carbamoyltransferase: MTRHFLSQLDLDRDTAATLLDRAIQMKREGFRSRQLEGRIFALIFEKASTRTRVSFETAIRHLGGDALFMTPRETQLGRNEPLKDTARVLSRYVDGLVVRTFGQEILEELAEWGDIPVVNALSDKLHPCQLMADLMTLKERFGDLNGLPVAWIGDGNNMANSWLESAALLPIELRLACPEGYEPDPLIVDAARDRGANFLLTRDPMKAVDGAKAVNTDVWVSMGQEDDAARIRSIFEPYQVDDALMAAADPDAIFLHCLPAHRGEEVTESVIESPASAVWDQAENRLHAQKALLEYIFS; the protein is encoded by the coding sequence ATGACCAGACACTTCCTTTCCCAGCTCGATCTTGATCGGGACACGGCCGCAACGCTGTTGGATCGCGCCATTCAGATGAAGCGGGAAGGTTTCCGCAGCAGGCAGCTCGAAGGACGCATCTTTGCGCTTATCTTCGAGAAGGCCTCCACCCGGACGCGCGTTTCGTTCGAGACGGCCATACGGCATCTCGGAGGCGATGCGCTGTTCATGACCCCGCGCGAGACGCAACTCGGCCGCAACGAACCGCTCAAGGACACGGCGCGGGTGCTGTCCCGATACGTGGACGGCCTCGTGGTGCGCACTTTCGGCCAGGAAATACTCGAAGAACTCGCCGAGTGGGGCGACATCCCCGTAGTCAACGCTCTTTCGGACAAGCTCCATCCCTGCCAGCTCATGGCCGACCTCATGACCCTCAAGGAGCGGTTCGGCGATCTGAACGGGCTGCCCGTGGCGTGGATAGGCGACGGCAACAACATGGCCAATTCCTGGCTGGAATCCGCCGCCCTGCTGCCAATCGAACTGCGCCTGGCCTGCCCGGAAGGTTACGAGCCCGATCCCCTCATCGTAGATGCCGCGCGCGATCGCGGCGCCAATTTCCTGCTCACACGCGATCCCATGAAAGCCGTGGACGGCGCCAAGGCCGTGAACACGGATGTATGGGTCTCCATGGGCCAGGAGGACGACGCGGCCCGCATACGATCCATCTTCGAACCGTACCAGGTCGACGACGCGCTCATGGCCGCGGCCGACCCGGACGCCATATTCCTGCACTGCCTGCCCGCCCACCGCGGGGAGGAAGTCACCGAGTCCGTCATCGAATCCCCGGCATCCGCCGTATGGGACCAGGCGGAAAACCGTCTGCACGCCCAGAAAGCGCTGCTCGAATACATTTTCAGCTGA
- the ftsH gene encoding ATP-dependent zinc metalloprotease FtsH: protein MNTFTKNLILWVTIFLVMVALFNMFQQPQSMSSELTYSEFMQRVETGDVSQVTIQGKRITGELASGETFVSYAPDDPQLVEKLMARNIRVTAKPPEDQSWFMTLLVSWFPMLLLIGVWIFFMRQMQGGGGKALSFGRSKARLVTQESAKVTFADVAGVDEAKEELTEVVDFLREPKKFTRLGGRIPKGVLLVGPPGTGKTLLSRAVAGEAGVPFFSISGSDFVEMFVGVGAARVRDLFVQGKKNAPCLIFIDEIDAVGRQRGAGLGGGHDEREQTLNQLLVEMDGFESNEGVILIAATNRPDVLDPALLRPGRFDRQVVVPTPDVRGRKRILEVHAGKTPISEGVDMEVIAKGTPGFSGADLENLVNEAALHAAKKNKNSVDMDDFEEAKDKVLMGKERRSLIMSDEEKSITAYHEGGHALVGRLLPGTDTLHKVTIIPRGRALGVTQYLPEDRHSYSRSYLENRLAMLLGGRAAEELVMGEITTGAGNDIENATKMARKMVCNYGMSDALGPLSYGEKQDEVFIGRDLGHYRDYSEDTARLIDAEIKRIVADAHRKAYDLLEENIETLHTIAKALLERETISGEDLNALIDGRELPPQNGPNGTPPTPAPERPAEDPKSWTSQQPAQGSQSPEDEPHEEFTLEPAPASEEDTEAEGGGSSDDGSRSGGGSSSQ from the coding sequence TTGAATACATTTACGAAGAATCTCATTTTGTGGGTCACCATTTTCTTGGTCATGGTGGCCCTCTTCAACATGTTCCAGCAGCCTCAGAGCATGTCCTCGGAGCTCACGTACAGCGAGTTCATGCAGCGGGTGGAAACCGGCGACGTCAGCCAGGTCACCATCCAGGGCAAGCGCATCACCGGCGAGCTTGCCTCCGGAGAGACGTTTGTCTCCTATGCTCCGGACGATCCCCAGCTCGTGGAAAAGCTCATGGCGCGGAACATCCGGGTCACGGCCAAGCCGCCGGAGGACCAGTCCTGGTTCATGACGCTGCTCGTCTCCTGGTTCCCCATGCTGCTGCTCATCGGTGTGTGGATATTCTTCATGCGGCAGATGCAGGGCGGAGGCGGCAAGGCGCTCAGTTTCGGCCGTTCCAAAGCCAGGCTGGTCACACAGGAGTCGGCCAAGGTCACGTTCGCTGACGTGGCAGGCGTGGACGAGGCCAAGGAGGAACTTACCGAAGTCGTGGACTTCCTCCGCGAACCCAAGAAGTTCACCCGGCTGGGCGGCCGCATCCCCAAGGGCGTGCTCCTGGTGGGCCCCCCCGGTACGGGTAAGACTCTTCTTTCGCGCGCCGTGGCAGGCGAAGCCGGCGTTCCGTTCTTCTCCATTTCCGGTTCGGACTTCGTGGAGATGTTTGTGGGCGTGGGCGCGGCCCGCGTTCGCGACCTCTTTGTCCAGGGCAAGAAGAACGCTCCGTGCCTCATCTTCATCGACGAGATCGACGCCGTGGGACGTCAGCGCGGAGCCGGCCTGGGCGGCGGACACGACGAGCGCGAGCAGACCCTGAACCAGCTTCTCGTGGAGATGGACGGGTTCGAATCCAACGAAGGCGTCATCCTCATCGCCGCCACCAACCGTCCCGACGTGCTGGACCCCGCTTTGCTCCGTCCCGGCCGTTTCGACCGCCAGGTTGTCGTGCCTACGCCGGACGTCCGTGGCCGCAAGCGTATTCTCGAAGTGCATGCCGGCAAGACCCCCATCTCCGAAGGCGTGGACATGGAGGTCATCGCCAAGGGCACCCCGGGCTTCTCCGGCGCGGACCTGGAAAACCTCGTCAACGAGGCCGCGCTGCATGCCGCCAAGAAAAACAAAAACTCCGTGGATATGGATGACTTCGAGGAGGCCAAGGACAAGGTGCTCATGGGCAAGGAGCGCCGCAGCCTCATCATGTCCGACGAAGAGAAGAGCATAACCGCATACCATGAAGGCGGCCACGCCCTGGTGGGGCGGCTGCTTCCCGGTACGGACACCCTGCACAAGGTCACCATAATCCCCCGCGGCCGCGCCCTGGGCGTGACCCAGTACCTGCCGGAGGATCGCCATTCCTACTCGCGCTCCTATCTGGAGAACCGGCTGGCCATGCTCCTGGGGGGACGCGCCGCCGAGGAGCTGGTGATGGGCGAGATAACCACTGGCGCAGGCAACGACATCGAAAACGCCACCAAGATGGCGCGCAAGATGGTCTGCAACTACGGCATGAGCGATGCCCTGGGGCCGCTGTCTTACGGGGAAAAGCAGGACGAGGTGTTCATCGGCCGCGACCTGGGCCACTACCGCGATTACTCGGAAGACACTGCGCGGCTTATCGACGCGGAAATCAAACGCATCGTGGCGGACGCGCACCGCAAGGCCTACGACCTTCTGGAAGAGAATATCGAGACCCTGCACACCATCGCCAAGGCGCTTCTGGAGCGCGAGACAATCAGCGGCGAGGACCTGAACGCCCTCATTGACGGGAGGGAGTTGCCGCCCCAGAACGGACCGAACGGCACGCCTCCCACCCCGGCGCCAGAACGTCCGGCCGAGGATCCGAAAAGCTGGACATCGCAGCAGCCCGCACAAGGCTCTCAAAGCCCCGAGGATGAGCCGCATGAGGAATTCACCCTCGAGCCCGCTCCCGCTTCCGAAGAGGATACGGAGGCCGAGGGCGGCGGGTCCTCGGATGACGGCTCCCGATCCGGAGGAGGCTCGAGCTCCCAATAG
- a CDS encoding argininosuccinate synthase, protein MSAIKKVVLAYSGGLDTSIILKWIQQEYDCKVITLTADLGQQEELEGLDEKALATGASKAYIEDLKEEFVGDFVFPMMRAAAIYEGRYLLGTSIARPLIAKRLVEIAREEGAQAIAHGATGKGNDQVRFELTAAALAPELKVIAPWREWNLRSRTDLHDFAQKHGIPIPMSKRNVYSMDRNMLHCSFEGGELEDPAEEPGPMSHCTTTPLDQTPDTPEYVVIGFEAGNPVSVNGEALTPARLLEKANEIAGRHGVGRIDMVENRFVGMKSRGVYETPGGTLLYHAKRDLEGICLDREVMHLRDSLVPRYADCVYNGFWYSPEREALQAFTDTAQKNVTGTVRCKLFKGGVYAIERTSPYSLYDMDLATFEEDEVYNQKDAAGFIKLQSLRLRAYMKYANKPLKDKK, encoded by the coding sequence ATGTCCGCGATCAAGAAAGTCGTCCTGGCCTACTCCGGAGGCCTGGACACATCCATTATTCTCAAGTGGATCCAGCAGGAATACGACTGCAAGGTCATCACCCTCACGGCCGACCTCGGCCAGCAGGAAGAGCTCGAAGGCCTGGACGAGAAAGCCCTCGCCACCGGCGCGTCCAAGGCATACATTGAGGACCTCAAGGAAGAGTTCGTCGGCGATTTCGTTTTCCCCATGATGCGCGCCGCCGCCATCTACGAAGGCCGCTACCTGCTGGGCACGTCCATCGCCCGGCCGCTCATCGCAAAGCGGCTGGTGGAGATCGCACGGGAGGAGGGCGCCCAGGCCATAGCCCACGGCGCCACCGGCAAGGGCAACGACCAGGTGCGCTTCGAGCTCACCGCCGCAGCCCTGGCCCCGGAGCTCAAGGTCATTGCGCCCTGGCGCGAATGGAACCTCAGGTCCCGCACGGATCTGCACGACTTCGCGCAGAAGCACGGCATCCCGATCCCCATGTCCAAGCGGAACGTTTACTCCATGGACCGCAACATGCTCCACTGCTCCTTCGAGGGCGGCGAGCTGGAGGATCCGGCCGAGGAGCCCGGCCCCATGTCCCACTGCACCACCACGCCTCTGGACCAGACTCCGGATACGCCCGAATACGTGGTCATAGGCTTCGAGGCAGGCAACCCCGTATCCGTCAACGGCGAGGCGCTCACCCCGGCCAGACTTCTGGAAAAAGCCAACGAGATTGCCGGACGCCACGGTGTGGGCCGCATCGACATGGTGGAAAACCGCTTCGTGGGCATGAAGTCCCGCGGCGTGTACGAAACACCTGGCGGCACACTGCTGTACCACGCCAAGCGCGATCTGGAGGGCATCTGCCTGGACCGCGAGGTGATGCACCTGCGCGACTCTCTGGTGCCGCGCTACGCGGACTGCGTGTACAACGGCTTCTGGTACTCGCCGGAGCGCGAAGCCCTGCAGGCGTTCACGGACACGGCGCAGAAGAACGTCACGGGCACGGTCCGCTGCAAGTTGTTCAAGGGCGGCGTGTACGCCATCGAGCGCACCTCGCCGTACTCGCTCTACGACATGGACCTCGCAACCTTCGAAGAGGACGAGGTGTACAATCAGAAAGACGCCGCCGGCTTCATCAAATTGCAGAGCCTGCGCCTGAGAGCATACATGAAGTATGCAAATAAGCCCTTGAAGGACAAGAAATAG
- a CDS encoding CdaR family protein, which produces MKGNWQFLILAFLLAATAWFFVSGRERVDAWIELPVEFTGVQKDIVVRRGLRNKIEVRVRGPQGLVRNLDTRNVAYSLDLSAIRPGMNTVNLDSANLPLPGSIEVIEIDPPRLQVVADRIEEKVVAVIPQWSGELDEHYFLRGNETIPAVTKIRGPKEFVDRIEVIPTQVVTVEDSSPDTLVEDNVSLALPDEISADPHRVQMRLVFDVEKQAVDMKAPVRVDNFSGYDVEVDPAQVNVSLLAPVPLLEDGSLEETVAMNVVVGENLQPGVHELPYVPILPPQVTMESREPETIRVTLTPRPGARPVDNSTRSRSNTNSPTTQGLHTP; this is translated from the coding sequence GTGAAAGGCAACTGGCAATTTCTCATTCTGGCGTTTTTGCTGGCCGCTACGGCCTGGTTCTTCGTATCCGGCCGTGAGCGTGTGGATGCGTGGATCGAGCTGCCCGTGGAGTTCACCGGCGTGCAGAAAGACATCGTGGTTCGCCGCGGTCTGCGCAACAAGATCGAGGTTCGGGTTCGCGGTCCGCAGGGTCTGGTGCGCAACCTGGACACCAGGAACGTGGCTTACTCGCTGGACCTCAGCGCCATCAGGCCGGGAATGAACACCGTGAACCTCGATTCGGCGAATCTTCCCCTGCCCGGCAGCATCGAGGTGATTGAGATCGATCCGCCCAGGCTGCAGGTGGTGGCCGACCGCATCGAAGAAAAGGTGGTGGCCGTCATTCCTCAATGGAGCGGCGAGCTCGACGAGCATTACTTCCTTCGCGGCAACGAAACCATACCCGCCGTGACGAAGATCCGGGGACCCAAGGAGTTCGTGGATCGCATCGAGGTCATTCCGACACAGGTCGTGACCGTGGAGGACTCCTCGCCCGACACCCTGGTGGAAGACAATGTCTCCCTCGCTTTGCCGGACGAGATATCCGCGGATCCGCACAGGGTGCAGATGCGGCTCGTCTTCGACGTGGAGAAGCAAGCGGTGGATATGAAAGCGCCGGTGCGCGTGGATAATTTTTCAGGGTACGATGTCGAAGTGGACCCAGCGCAGGTGAACGTCTCGCTGCTGGCGCCGGTGCCGCTTCTGGAGGACGGTTCGCTTGAGGAAACTGTGGCCATGAACGTCGTGGTGGGCGAAAACCTGCAACCAGGCGTGCATGAGCTGCCATACGTGCCCATACTCCCCCCGCAAGTGACCATGGAAAGTCGTGAGCCGGAAACCATCAGGGTGACGCTCACGCCAAGACCGGGTGCGCGACCAGTCGACAACAGCACGCGGTCCAGGTCGAACACGAACAGTCCGACGACACAGGGATTGCATACGCCATGA
- the glmM gene encoding phosphoglucosamine mutase: MTQKLFGTDGLRGQVNIYPMVPEIALRLGLAAGMYFRNGNKRHRVVIGKDTRLSGYVFETALTSGLCAAGMDVFLVGPLPTPAISFLTRNMRADLGVVISASHNPFMDNGIKFFNRDGFKLANEAEQAITEMVLNPRMEWGYPPSEEVGRAKKIADSPGRYIVFLKNSLPEHMTFDGMKVVLDCAHGASYRVAPPIFEELGADVIKIGTEPNGLNINDKCGSLYPEVVAHHVREHGADIGLALDGDADRLIVVDEKGRVLDGDQIMAMCARDMMERDELPGRKLVATVMSNMGLDLFMKDNGGQLVRTPVGDRHVVEAMRREGATFGGEQSGHLIFYRYATTGDGILAALQLMRLMNIKGKPLSELAELMDLLPQVLLNVHVERKIPFDQVDAVVQAQKAAEEKLKGRGRVLLRYSGTESVARVMVEGEDRDLVEELANSLAQTLKTSLK; encoded by the coding sequence ATGACTCAGAAACTATTCGGAACGGACGGCCTGCGCGGCCAGGTGAACATCTACCCCATGGTGCCCGAGATCGCTTTGCGGCTGGGACTGGCCGCCGGCATGTACTTCCGCAACGGGAACAAGCGACATCGCGTAGTCATTGGAAAGGACACCAGGCTTTCGGGCTACGTCTTCGAAACGGCGCTTACCTCCGGCCTGTGCGCCGCCGGCATGGACGTGTTCCTTGTCGGCCCGCTGCCCACGCCCGCCATTTCTTTCCTGACACGGAACATGCGTGCCGATCTCGGCGTGGTCATTTCCGCCTCCCACAATCCGTTCATGGACAACGGCATCAAGTTCTTCAATCGGGACGGCTTCAAGCTGGCGAACGAGGCTGAACAGGCCATTACCGAAATGGTTCTGAACCCCAGGATGGAATGGGGGTATCCACCGTCCGAGGAGGTGGGGCGCGCCAAGAAAATCGCGGACAGCCCCGGTCGTTACATCGTCTTCCTCAAGAACAGCCTTCCCGAGCACATGACCTTCGACGGCATGAAGGTGGTGCTGGACTGCGCCCACGGCGCGTCCTATCGTGTAGCGCCGCCCATATTCGAGGAACTCGGCGCCGATGTCATCAAGATTGGCACCGAACCCAACGGACTTAATATCAACGACAAATGCGGCTCCCTCTATCCGGAGGTCGTGGCGCATCACGTGCGCGAGCATGGCGCGGACATCGGTCTGGCGCTGGACGGCGATGCGGACCGGCTCATCGTGGTGGACGAGAAAGGCCGCGTACTCGACGGCGACCAGATCATGGCCATGTGCGCACGCGACATGATGGAACGTGACGAGTTGCCCGGACGCAAGCTGGTGGCCACGGTGATGAGCAACATGGGGCTCGATCTGTTCATGAAGGACAATGGCGGCCAACTGGTGCGCACGCCGGTGGGCGACCGCCATGTGGTGGAAGCCATGCGGCGCGAAGGCGCGACCTTTGGCGGCGAGCAGTCCGGGCACCTCATTTTCTACCGCTACGCGACCACGGGCGACGGCATCCTTGCTGCGCTTCAGCTCATGCGACTCATGAACATCAAGGGCAAGCCTTTGTCCGAACTGGCTGAACTCATGGATCTGTTGCCGCAGGTGCTTCTGAACGTGCACGTGGAGCGTAAGATCCCCTTCGATCAGGTGGACGCCGTGGTCCAGGCCCAAAAAGCGGCCGAAGAAAAGCTCAAGGGCAGGGGCCGTGTGCTGTTGCGCTACTCAGGTACTGAGTCCGTGGCCCGCGTCATGGTGGAGGGCGAAGACCGCGATCTGGTCGAGGAACTGGCCAACTCCCTGGCCCAGACTCTGAAGACCAGCCTGAAGTAA
- a CDS encoding response regulator has product MEKKILVVDDEPATLEMLELLLGAYGYTALLALDGQKAIELFEQERPPLVLTDVKMPVMDGMEVLSRIKKIDPSAEVIVITGHGDMDLAIEALNLDATDFINKPLQREALDRALKRAEERIRLTQDKENEITLEISDQGVPRLVIRGSIGAASETALEHAFSQARESRPDRIIMRFSDNAAVNGVGIALLTQQLVACRNAGVRVVVEGVNENLRKIFDVVGISKLTSMPDAPM; this is encoded by the coding sequence ATGGAGAAAAAAATTCTCGTTGTGGACGACGAGCCGGCAACTCTGGAGATGCTCGAACTTCTGCTTGGCGCCTATGGTTATACGGCGCTTCTCGCTCTGGACGGTCAGAAAGCCATCGAGCTGTTCGAACAGGAGCGCCCCCCTCTCGTGCTGACGGATGTGAAAATGCCGGTAATGGACGGCATGGAAGTCCTCAGCCGCATCAAGAAGATCGACCCATCCGCAGAGGTCATCGTCATCACCGGGCACGGCGACATGGACCTTGCCATCGAAGCGCTCAATCTGGACGCCACGGATTTCATCAACAAGCCCTTGCAACGCGAGGCCCTGGACCGCGCTTTGAAACGCGCCGAGGAACGCATTCGCCTGACCCAGGACAAGGAAAACGAGATAACGCTGGAGATCTCGGACCAGGGCGTCCCCAGGCTCGTCATCCGCGGTTCCATCGGCGCCGCCTCGGAGACCGCCCTGGAGCATGCTTTTTCCCAGGCTCGCGAATCCAGACCGGACCGAATCATAATGCGCTTCTCGGACAACGCCGCGGTGAACGGCGTTGGCATCGCCCTGCTCACACAGCAGCTCGTGGCGTGCCGCAACGCCGGCGTGCGCGTGGTCGTGGAGGGCGTGAACGAAAACCTGCGCAAGATCTTTGATGTGGTCGGCATCTCCAAACTGACATCCATGCCCGACGCCCCCATGTAA